A stretch of Podospora bellae-mahoneyi strain CBS 112042 chromosome 5, whole genome shotgun sequence DNA encodes these proteins:
- a CDS encoding hypothetical protein (EggNog:ENOG503NVV2; COG:S): MMEFTYKHAPLEQGHIRLLRLELPGSEKLQPDHPAPDGSIAATLTHHDLSGPPPPYTALSYTWGDEKERLHPPQTLNIASPDSTPETFPIHQSNLYAFLCQARPDLVPSHNGATSRRAANVGYIWIDAICINQADEETAKQEKTAQLKIMSQIYASASRIIIWLGPVKEHKLTLDAPLPENLWPAYPTGHAMDTYQRVAVAWANSQLPDISPTSLLKIVNQMDCACLEAVTRLSYWKRSWIYQEASTPNVPREFWLGGHALWFEALAVANGVFHSHMLELGLNKIPSPSPLNVDIAYLQELTLLRQHGKGGLSLLDLMVKTNSLDARWPVDKVYAMMNIARDIYGEKDGDIFNSVRVDYELPTEDVYMDVATLIIETTKELDVLLFCSAGQYKGLKSWVPNFYRFVYSVPYRTREVYDAGGGKSSGKKPRFSLNKVAQTLSVWEVKVDMVVGIYPSMRRPLQWGDYTSKTEFWQPIFGPWIRSLARFVFPQPDGDVVEEAYVGGGTLSEAVDSALSWGMAPGYGTLKRDVDVPHWPLLEQAQASASEREPEEISVERQGFQDFLMQTSAMAFFRTSRGYLGVGDEKMAAGDVVVVIPGLAVPLVLRAIPSYEAGGSADGARWRLVGPCYTKGIMDGEWLGKREEQEFILI, encoded by the coding sequence ATGATGGAATTCACATACAAGCATGCCCCTCTTGAACAGGGccacatccgcctcctccgtctAGAGTTGCCAGGCTCGGAAAAACTTCAGCCAGACCACCCTGCTCCAGACGGGTCAATCGCAGCAACACTCACCCACCACGATCTTTCCGGTCCCCCGCCTCCCTACACCGCCCTCTCCTACACCTGGGGTGACGAAAAAGAAAggcttcacccccctcaaacacTCAATATCGCCTCCCCTGACTCCACTCCCGAAAccttccccatccaccagTCAAACCTCTACGCCTTCCTCTGCCAGGCCCGTCCTGACCTAGTCCCATCTCATAACGGAGCAACCTCCCGCCGGGCAGCCAACGTAGGCTACATTTGGATCGACGCAATCTGCATCAACCAAGCCGACGAAGAAACCGCCAAACAAGAAAAGACCGCCCAGCTAAAGATCATGTCCCAGATCtacgcctccgcctcccgaATCATCATATGGTTAGGTCCCGTCAAGGAACACAAGCTTACCCTCGACGCCCCCTTACCGGAGAACCTCTGGCCTGCCTACCCGACAGGGCACGCAATGGATACCTACCAGCGCGTCGCCGTTGCATGGGCGAACAGCCAGCTGCCTGATATCTCGCCTACTTCTCTGTTAAAGATCGTGAACCAGATGGACTGTGCCTGTCTCGAAGCTGTGACTCGGTTGAGCTACTGGAAAAGATCCTGGATTTATCAGGAAGCCTCCACACCGAATGTACCCCGTGAGTTCTGGCTGGGTGGCCACGCGCTTTGGTTTGAAGCTTTGGCTGTGGCGAACGGGGTGTTTCATTCGCAtatgttggagttggggttgaatAAAATCCCTAGTCCGAGTCCGCTAAATGTTGATATTGCGTACCTGCAGGAACTAACCCTGCTCCGGCAacatgggaagggggggctGTCGTTGTTGGATTTGATGGTCAAGACTAATAGTCTTGATGCTCGATGGCCCGTGGACAAGGTTTATGCTATGATGAACATAGCGAGGGATATTTATGGGGAGAAAGATGGCGATATCTTCAATTCTGTGAGGGTAGATTATGAGCTGCCAACAGAGGATGTCTACATGGATGTGGCGACCTTGATCATCGAGACGACAAAGGAGCTGGATGTGCTGTTGTTTTGTTCAGCGGGGCAGTATAAAGGGCTCAAGAGCTGGGTGCCGAACTTTTATCGGTTTGTGTACTCTGTTCCTTATCGCACAAGAGAGGTGTATGACgcagggggagggaaatCATCGGGCAAAAAGCCGCGGTTTTCTCTCAACAAGGTGGCGCAAACTCTGTCGGTGTGGGAAGTGAAGGTTGATATGGTTGTTGGGATTTATCCTTCGATGAGGCGACCATTGCAGTGGGGTGATTACACTTCCAAGACTGAGTTTTGGCAGCCAATCTTTGGGCCGTGGATAAGGTCGTTGGCGCGGTTCGTGTTCCCTCAGCCTGATGGAGACGTGGTTGAAGAGGCATATGTCGGTGGTGGAACTCTGTCGGAAGCTGTTGACTCGGCTTTGTCTTGGGGTATGGCGCCTGGTTATGGCACGTTGAAGCGTGATGTGGATGTGCCGCACTGGCCGCTGCTGGAACAGGCGCAAGCTTCGGCAAGTGAGAGGGAACCTGAAGAAATCTCTGTGGAGCGGCAGGGCTTCCAAGACTTTCTTATGCAAACGAGCGCAATGGCTTTTTTCAGGACTTCAAGAGGCTAtttgggtgttggggatgagaagatggctgctggtgatgtggtCGTTGTGATACCTGGCTTGGCAGTACCTCTTGTTTTGCGAGCAATCCCCTCGTATGAGGCCGGTGGTTCAGCTGATGGAGCTCGGTGGCGGCTAGTTGGACCATGCTACACCAAGGGGATCATGGATGGCGAGTGGCTTGGAAagcgggaggagcaggaaTTTATTCTTATCTAG
- a CDS encoding hypothetical protein (EggNog:ENOG5038C0D; COG:Z) — protein sequence MEDTAAAIVIDTGSLMIKAGFAGDDYPTAVFPSVVGRPKDHKTSADVCGKENYVGDEAQSKRGILELCYPIEQGVITDWQDVEAIWHHALYHELRVELHEHPILMEHALFTSDTSKEKMTQIIFETFNVPAFHVALNPSLALYGMGRTTGLVVESGDSVTHAVPLVHGGHEGLGVPV from the exons ATGGAGGACACAGCCGCGGCCATTGTGATTGATACTGG ATCTTTGATGATAAAGGCTGGCTTCGCTGGTGATGACTACCCAACCGCCGTATTCC CGTCTGTTGTCGGGAGACCAAAGGACCATAA GACCTCCGCTGATGTTTGCGGCAAGGAAAACTATGTTGGTGACGAAGCTCAGTCGAAAAGAGGGATCCTCGAACTTTGCTACCCGATAGAACAAGGCGTCATCACAGACTGGCAGGACGTTGAAGCAATATGGCATCATGCACTCTACCACGAACTGCGCGTTGAGCTCCACGAGCACCCCATTTTGATGGAACATGCTCTTTTCACTTCTGATACCAGCAA GGAAAAAATGACACAAATCATCTTTGAAACATTCAACGTTCCTGCCTTCCATGTGGCACTCAACCCATCGCTGGCACTCTACGGCATGGGAAGGACTACGGGGCTCGTGGTTGAATCTGGGGATAGCGTGACCCACGCAGTTCCACTAGTACATGGTGGCCATGAAGGGCTTGGAGTCCCAGTCTGA
- a CDS encoding hypothetical protein (EggNog:ENOG503P69Z), with product MPLIIGLPLEILDNICGNLDSHDTLSSIRASCRVLKAAADRHAFRHIKFCMHHEDFDVLRSIVNDYRAEHVQSLTYNTRIMRRYQSYDDDIPYDTYDDELPDIFHLADIHHPPVDEAWIAAMRDVVDSIHRDQVQILAMGEDFDFLREVVPKFPNLREIIVAGHYPDSNRHRNTEPNATEPILRIPAYQCLNLDMTGVSHVEGTARHLRAILEAVQATGGSLTRLISIQVGFLSLLATDEDFERSDMPSALPPWPFPPIYPLQNSLSTQLSVLTHFGILLGNERPWVDDPRKYSVVKSSRIKFVHDIIKTMPNLQSLTLGVKYEFAWLNDLIPYDHHWERLHTVHLTNMGFGYETMLDFLLRHKQSLRTIVLETCSVRGWDDAKRQRIGWDQFIPDLKAGFLPNSLDFTFFHNLREEAQGAWDVDPECMPMVRSYFRDNKASKLEPLPRISDERRAGKITLQRPLEILKRTSFFSYEM from the exons ATGCCACTTATTATCGGGCTCCCGTTAGAGATCCTAGACAATATATGCGGCAACTTGGATTCTCACGACACGCTGTCCTCGATTCGTGCATCATGCCGCGTCCTGAAAGCAGCGGCGGATCGACACGCCTTTCGACACATCAAGTTTTGCATGCACCATGAGGACTTTGACGTCTTACGAAGCATCGTCAACGATTATCGCGCCGAGCATGTTCAGTCGCTGACATACAACACTCGAATCATGAGGAGATACCAGTCTTACGACGACGATATTCCATATGATACATACGATGATGAGCTTCCAGATATCTTTCATCTCGCCGACATCCACCATCCGCCGGTCGATGAAGCCTGGATCGCGGCAATGAGAGATGTTGTCGACAGCATACATCGCGATCAGGTTCAAATTTTGGCAATGGGTGAAGACTTTGACTTTCTCCGAGAGGTGGTCCCCAAATTCCCCAATCTCCGGGAGATCATCGTTGCGGGCCATTATCCAGACAGTAACAGGCACCGGAACACGGAGCCCAACGCCACGGAGCCCATACTGAGGATACCGGCATACCAATGCCTCAACCTGGATATGACAGGCGTGTCACATGTGGAGGGAACAGCTCGACATTTGCGAGCCATCTTAGAAGCAGTTCAGGCAACTGGCGGGTCACTCACACGTCTCATCTCTATTCAGGTGGGCTTCCTCAGCCTCCTAGCGACAGATGAAGATTTTGAGCGTTCCGATATGCCGTCTGCGCTCCCGCCTTGGCCATTTCCCCCGATCTACCCCTTACAAAATTCTCTGAGCACGCAGCTCTCGGTACTCACTCACTTTGGCATCTTGCTCGGCAATGAACGGCCGTGGGTAGATGATCCGCGCAAATATTCGGTAGTCAAGAGCTCTCGCATCAAGTTCGTCCACGACATCATTAAAACAATGCCGAATTTGCAATCTTTGACACTGGGTGTTAAGTATGAATTTGCGTGGCTTAATGATCTCATTCCCTATGATCATCATTGGGAAAGACTTCACACTGTTCACCTTACAAATATGGGGTTTGGCTACGAAACAATGCTCGACTTCCTCCTTCGACACAAGCAATCACTCAGAACCATTGTCTTGGAAACCTGTAGCGTGCGAGGGTGGGATGATGCCAAACGGCAACGTATAGGCTGGGACCAGTTTATCCCTGATCTCAAAGCTGGGTTTTTGCCTAACTCGCTGGATTTTACTTTCTTCCACAATCTTCGAGAAGAGGCCCAGGGTGCTTGGGATGTGGACCCGGAATGCATGCCAATGGTGCGCTCATATTTCAGAGACAACAAGGCTTCAAAACTTGAGCCACTGCCGCGGATAAGCGACGAAAGAAGAGCAGGCAAG ATCACTCTCCAAAGGCCACTTGAGATTCTGAAAAGGACCTCCTTCTTTTCGTATGAAATGTGA
- a CDS encoding hypothetical protein (EggNog:ENOG503PBWW; COG:S): MQTLATDHDSSDGDSVSQVGARAAKAKRRHQTKDSQPWPHFRLPPSFVRPEFHESENSDSEDDLPKRHRIVHRGPPAETKENHDTTPSSSILRHQLEAQSHPLVKPHSCPHCVAIAVDLRRQLARVTFRGDAWAREGWTTANRKFPLTVDQARAASHKGCAFYRYLLADDDPAYAIRNDVWGSSPGRIPFEIVMQNGRCRLYPGRRKGEFREFSLYTIPGQKALHPFLGYQLPPNLVPNSQLSFTRVRGWLNECLRNHKLCNAFQRAYMPKRLIEVTTTAASGSLCARLVTNPTPGRYAALSYCWGGDQKSKTIRSVLGTYEKEILMGILPQTLQDALTVTHGIGLRYLWVDAMAIVQDDDEDRDEQISQMHRIYLGASFTIVAAKAVTSLDGFLAPRAKYQPSIISARLDDNVFGEILAFPKHDVLSDYNLFTRGWTFQETQLSTRILAYGLHELVYSCLEARHRDGGYEHVFDPPPASIYLRDTSDDPAAQMVENLDPGNQKLGRDEHPFGWETIVFKYSQRFLTDGLDKLPAVSAIAEEYSLTKPVTEYYAGLWKEDFLHQCLWQVSFNTAMRPKGVYRAPSWSWASVDGAVHGFTKERLNLKFSCSLLHVETTLVSTRNRFGRVGNGFMRLRGRMRKVLWSSSGIRAGHAGRAAEDVASRWPDEPYGFDDRLSLTVDFVGEWPKDSEVEFWCLEICTFFRDGFERGQGLLLDKVDGGEHPDLSDEIFRRVGQAYFGADVAEPYWFDDGVSEWKEIVVV; the protein is encoded by the exons ATGCAAACGCTTGCAACTGATCATGACAGCTCTGACGGCGACTCAGTTTCCCAAGTGGGCGCCAGGGCAGCCAAAGCAAAGAGACGACACCAAACCAAAGATAGCCAACCTTGG CCACACTTTCGACTCCCTCCATCATTTGTCCGTCCAGAATTCCACGAGTCCGAGAATTCGGACTCTGAAGACGACTTGCCGAAACGCCATCGGATAGTACATCGAGGGCCTCCAGCCGAAACCAAAGAGAACCATGACACAACGCCGTCAAGCTCGATACTACGCCATCAGCTGGAAGCGCAAAGTCATCCCCTCGTCAAACCACATTCCTGCCCGCACTGCGTTGCAATAGCCGTTGATTTGCGCAGGCAACTAGCCCGCGTCACGTTCCGTGGGGATGCTTGGGCCCGAGAAGGGTGGACGACCGCCAATAGAAAGTTTCCCTTGACTGTCGACCAAGCAAGAGCCGCCAGCCACAAAGGATGCGCGTTCTACAGATACCTCCTCGCTGATGACGACCCCGCTTATGCGATACGAAACGATGTATGGGGTTCCTCTCCTGGCAGGATTCCTTTCGAGATAGTGATGCAAAATGGCCGATGCAGACTCTACCCTGGACGACGGAAAGGAGAGTTTCGAGAGTTCTCCCTGTACACCATCCCAGGACAAAAGGCTTTGCACCCTTTTCTTGGGTATCAACTCCCACCGAACCTTGTTCCCAACTCCCAACTCAGCTTCACCCGTGTTCGAGGCTGGCTAAACGAATGCCTCCGGAACCACAAACTATGCAACGCATTCCAGCGAGCTTACATGCCCAAAAGGCTCATCGAAGTGACCACTACCGCAGCTTCGGGGAGTCTTTGCGCTCGATTGGTCACAAACCCCACGCCAGGTCGTTATGCCGCGCTGAGCTACTGCTGGGGCGGTGACCAAAAGTCCAAGACCATCAGAAGTGTTTTGGGTACCTACGAGAAGGAAATCCTAATGGGTATCCTACCCCAAACGCTTCAGGATGCGTTGACAGTAACACACGGTATCGGCCTCCGCTACCTCTGGGTAGACGCCATGGCAATCGTtcaagacgacgatgaggacagAGACGAGCAGATATCCCAGATGCACCGCATCTACCTCGGcgcctccttcaccatcgTCGCAGCAAAGGCAGTGACCAGCCTTGACGGTTTTCTCGCCCCAAGAGCAAAGTACCagccctccatcatctccgccCGGCTGGATGACAACGTCTTTGGGGAGATCCTTGCCTTTCCAAAGCACGATGTCCTCAGTGACTATAACCTCTTTACTCGCGGTTGGACATTTCAGGAGACGCAGCTCTCGACAAGGATACTGGCGTATGGCTTGCATGAATTGGTGTACTCGTGTTTAGAGGCCAGGCATCGGGATGGTGGATACGAGCATGTGTTCGATCCGCCACCGGCTTCAATCTACCTGCGCGACACGAGCGACGATCCCGCAGCACAAATGGTGGAGAATCTCGACCCGGGAAATCAAAAGCTGGGGCGGGATGAACACCCGTTTGGTTGGGAGACAATCGTCTTCAAGTATAGCCAGCGGTTTCTCACTGATGGGTTGGATAAGCTCCCTGCTGTCTCGGCTATTGCGGAGGAGTACTCCCTCACCAAGCCAGTCACGGAATATTACGCCGGGCTATGGAAGGAAGACTTTCTGCATCAGTGTCTTTGGCAAGTAAGCTTCAATACCGCAATGAGGCCGAAGGGGGTGTATAGAGCCCCGTCTTGGTCGTGGGCTTCGGTTGATGGCGCGGTGCATGGATTTACCAAGGAGCGCCTCAATCTGAAGTTTTCTTGTTCGCTGCTTCATGTTGAGACGACGCTGGTGTCGACGAGGAATCgttttgggagggtgggtaACGGTTTTATGCGGCTTCGTGGCAGGATGCGCAAGGTTTTGTGGTCGAGCAGTGGGATTCGGGCCGGGCATGCTGGACGCGCAGCGGAGGATGTTGCTAGCAGATGGCCGGATGAACCGTACGGGTTTGATGACCGCCTGTCGTTGACGGTGGATTTTGTTGGTGAGTGGCCGAAGGATTCGGAGGTGGAATTTTGGTGTCTTGAAATTTGCACCTTCTTCCGGGATGGGTTTGAACGTGGTCAGGGACTGTTGCTTGACaaggttgatgggggagagCATCCCGATCTCTCGGACGAAATCTTTCGCCGTGTGGGCCAGGCATACTTTGGCGCGGATGTTGCCGAGCCGTACtggtttgatgatggtgtttcgGAGTGGAAGGAGATTGTCGTTGTGTGA
- a CDS encoding hypothetical protein (EggNog:ENOG503PEV2; COG:S) codes for MKLATVGLLSFAQSIVLGSPSPSSTPVRRDVDLQWTVQAVPNGPFIHVNGTIEQVYDHVLKINPSFDKEFVPGHLPDEDPWSPPLQAPF; via the exons ATGAAGCTCGCTACGGTCGGTCTCCTCTCGTTCGCG CAGAGCATCGTCCTCGGCAgtccatccccctcctcaactccagTCCGTCGCGATGTTGACCTCCAATGGACGGTCCAAGCAGTTCCCAACGGCCCATTTATCCACGTGAACGGTACCATTGAGCAGGTTTACGACCACGTTCTCAAGATCAACCCGTCCTTCGACAAGGAATTCGTGCCTGGGCATCTCCCGGACGAAGACCCCTGGTCCCCCCCACTTCAAGCACCCTTCTAG
- a CDS encoding hypothetical protein (COG:I; EggNog:ENOG503PC98): protein MSSGLPKFYQRGRDRRRESRALDEAISNGTAGTTAAGSTNVKGSKSSRLIQFVKRWILVSWKDLLAMAVFGGAALGIYQAPYASTRNFPITFNQSGDIVYPELAYPHRGWIISPQLSGVIAVVIPLGVIFLAQIRIKSFWDLNNAVLGLLYSMILSSFFQVVIKNLIGGFRPYFLDICQPDISLASSNNATGLNGVGFQQIMYTIEICTNPDKAAIKTAITSFPSGHATSAWAGYGFLFLWMNAKLKVWGNYQTSFYWLVLLTAPVLGATLLASCLTVDQAHHWYDILAGSIIGIGTSIACYRLVYAAVWDWRWNHVPLKRAAPFGYEMEGDRLLPTYHKATWTKKLGWGRRKGARVGRGSVRGSVEKKGLASGRSSETYARNGSAVSPHSRVAPPVNGYGNGVAHPDPAVARGIGSVGRYDGRGDQMV, encoded by the exons ATGTCATCGGGGCTTCCGAAATTCTACCAACGGGGCCGCGACCGGCGTCGCGAGTCCCGCGCTTTGGATGAGGCTATTTCTAATGGTACTGCTGGCACGACGGCTGCGGGGAGTACGAATGTCAAGGGAAGCAAGTCGTCGCGGTTGATACAGTTTGTCAAGAGGTGGATTTTGGTCTCGTGGAAGGATTTGCTTGCGATGGCTGTTTTTGGGGGTGCTGCTTTGGGG ATCTACCAAGCTCCCTATGCCTCCACCCGCAATTTCCCCATCACCTTCAACCAGTCTGGCGATATCGTCTACCCCGAACTCGCCTACCCTCACCGCGGGTGGATCATCAGCCCGCAACTTTCGGGCGTCATCGCGGTTGTGATCCCGCTTGGGGTTATTTTCCTGGCGCAAATCAGGATCAAGTCATTCTGGGACTTGAACAATGCTGTTTTGGGGCTGTTGTATTcgatgatcttgtcgagTTTCTTCCAGGTTGTTATCAAGAATTTGATTGGGGGGTTCAGGCCGTATTTTTTGGATATTTGCCAGCCGGATATCTCCCTTGCGTCGAGTAATAATGCGACGGGTTTGAATGGTGTTGGGTTTCAGCAGATCATGTACACGATCGAAATCTGCACCAACCCGGACAAGGCGGCGATCAAGACGGCTATAACGAGCTTCCCTTCTGGCCATGCCACAAGTGCGTGGGCGGGGTAtgggtttttgtttttgtggaTGAACGCGAAGCTGAAGGTTTGGGGTAACTACCAAACGAGCTTTTACTGGTTGGTCTTGTTGACTGCGCCGGTGTTGGGGGCGACATTGCTGGCGAGTTGTTTGACGGTTGATCAGGCACATCATTGGTATGATATTTTGGCGGGGAGTATCATTGGGATCGGGACGAGTATTGCCTGTTATCGGTTGGTGTACGCGGCGGTTTGGGATTGGAGGTGGAATCATGTGCCGTTGAAGAGGGCGGCGCCGTTTGGGTATGAGATGGAGGGTGATCGGTTGTTGCCTACGTATCATAAGGCTACCTGGACGAAGaagctgggttgggggaggaggaagggcgcgagggtggggagggggagtgtgAGGGGGtcggtggagaagaaggggttggcCAGTGGAAGGAGCAGTGAGACGTATGCGAGGAATGGGAGCGCGGTGAGTCCTCACTCGAGAGTGGCGCCACCGGTGAATGGGTATGGGAATGGTGTTGCTCATCCTGATCCGGCGGTGGCGAGGGGAATAGGAAGCGTTGGGCGGTatgatgggaggggtgatCAGATGGTTTGA
- a CDS encoding hypothetical protein (COG:P; EggNog:ENOG503NZQ3), which yields MSEKHEHETSKDVSAEGIQQSSSYPSQNEEPMFERDPNRKWWHGIKEPGHALQIVTAAILAIAIGMAVTSTVGSKNIPQAATVIVGIPGVLWLRALRAVVLPLIICAMILAVQKLREMSTGGGAVVAKWSVSYYVLTTLLAIVHSTIAVAVGWIRLMQVMDDESLEVTDQDDQDMIKERTETKIHDVVKQMFESFIPQNVVKSLAEDGLLAILVTSVIVGYLLKPNSPLLKVIKEIEELITIIITWLIKAAPIGVFFLILPNLFRLDIASIAQNLGVLIGSSLVGMFFHLFVVLPLLFFIVLRRNPYSYWMKQSPAWITAWGTASSAATLPVTMKCAKRTGIPDGLAKFTLPLGCLINMDGTAIYFPAVVVFLAATQGHELTGADYVIIVLLSTLASIGTTPIPSSSLVLTVMIATSVNVEITGMYAVVVAIDWFIDRFRTAVNVSGDLFAAPIIQKLAKVEDDGVVSEEEGVVVTDNNDRV from the exons ATGTCGGAGAAGCATGAGCACGAGACGTCCAAGGACGTCTCGGCTGAGGGCATCCAGCAGTCCTCTTCTTACCCGAGCCAGAATGAGGAGCCCATGTTCGAAAGAGATCCCAACCGCAAGTGGTGGCACGGCATCAAGGAACCTGGCCATGCGCTCCAAATCGTGACGGCCGCCATCTTGGCTATCGCCATTGGCATGGCTGTCACCTCCACGGTTGGCAGCAAAAACATTCCCCAGGCGGCTACTGTTATTGTCGGTATCCCAGGTGTGCTCTGGTTGCGTGCTCTCAGAGCTGTTG TGCTTCCCTTGATTATCTGCGCCATGATTCTCGCTGTTCAAAAGTTGAGGGAAATGTCCacgggcggtggtgctgtggtTGCAAAGTGGTCCGTGTCATACTACGTGCTCACGACCCTGCTCGCCATTGTGCACTCAACTATTGCAGTGGCCGTCGGTTGGATCCGTCTCATGCAGGTTATGGATGACGAATCTCTGGAGGTTACCGATCAGGATGACCAGGACATGATCAAGGAGAGAACTGAGACCAAGATTCACGACGTTGTCAAGCAGATGTTTGAGTCCTTCATCCCTCAAAATGTTGTCAAGTCGCTCGCCGAAGACGgtctcctcgccatcctcgtcacCTCCGTCATCGTTGGATACCTTCTGAAGCCCAACTCGCCGCTCCTCAAGGTcatcaaggagattgaggagctcattaccatcatcatcacctggTTGATCAAGGCTGCGCCTATTGGTGttttcttcctcatcctgccCAACCTCTTCAGACTCGACATTGCCAGTATCGCCCAGAACTTGGGTGTCTTGATTGGCTCTTCGCTTGTCGGCATGTTCTTCCACCTGTTTGTAGTGTTGccgctcctcttcttcatcgtcctccgCCGCAACCCTTACAGCTACTGGATGAAGCAGTCGCCTGCCTGGATTACTGCCTGGGGTACTGCTTCCAGTGCCGCTACGCTCCCGGTCACCATGAAGTGTGCCAAGCGCACTGGTATCCCCGATGGTCTTGCCAAGTTCACCCTGCCCCTGGGTTGCTTGATCAACATGGATGG TACTGCTATTTACTTCCCGGCTGTCGTTGTCTTCCTTGCCGCCACTCAGGGCCACGAGCTTACCGGTGCCGACTatgtcatcatcgtcctgcTCTCCACCCTTGCCTCGATCGGAACCACGCCCATTCCTAGCTCGTCTCTCGTCTTGACCGTCATGATTGCCACCAGTGTCAACGTCGAGATCACCGGCATGTACGCCGTCGTTGTCGCCATCGATTGGTTCATTGACCGCTTCAGAACCGCCGTCAACGTGAGCGGTGATCTGTTCGCTGCTCCCATTATCCAAAAGCTCGCCAAGGTGGAGGACGATGGTGTTGTttcggaggaagagggtgttgtcgttaccgacaacaacgaccgCGTGTAG
- a CDS encoding hypothetical protein (EggNog:ENOG503NUQZ; COG:C) — translation MTSSRPKLHVIIIGAGISGLVLAQCLRKQGISFEIFERDEGPAVRKGGYCLGLHDPENLFVKYLPDDLPSVWSACHLLPLDLPSRLMTYLPNGIAFRVQDGEETPCVRVSRAKLREMLGRHLEIRWGRKAVGVWEEGEGVVVRFESGEVVRGGLVVGCDGIFSGVRKCIPNGLDCIQIQQFPAAVVAGDVVLEGEEVKQQLRNGHSAYVSVGKEWGLFVGLNKLVNVKADEEGDVEGMKGEYYWILSRFDKNVADEKHWTKTMTDEEKLAMAKEEIKEMREEFRIVVEKTSVEGLKSSPWSIWYSAVKGTKDLKTSRVVLIGDAAHPMTPARGEGAVVAIRDAVQLSKVLGTIDTSDEASLKSTLQDLQQDVLTKGFEAIRGAREAFEGVFQNRTPMAWGWEIAPIRQVPPLPPLKLKMAF, via the exons ATGACCTCTTCACGACCAAAACTCcacgtcatcatcatcggcgcTGGGATCAGTGGGCTGGTGCTGGCGCAGTGTCTACGGAAACAAGGGATTTCGTTTGAGATCTTTGAGCGGGATGAGGGTCCtgcggtgaggaagggggggtatTGTCTTGGTTTGCATGA TCCAGAAAACCTCTTTGTCAAGTATCTACCTGACGATCTCCCTTCAGTGTGGTCGGCGTGTCACTTGCTCCCGCTTGATCTCCCTTCTCGGCTGATGACCTACCTGCCGAATGGGATTGCGTTTAGGGTtcaggatggggaggagacgcCGTGTGTAAGGGTTAGTCGGGCGAAGCTgagggagatgttggggagGCATCTGGAGATtaggtgggggaggaaggcggtgggagtttgggaggagggggagggggtggttgtgaggTTTGAgagtggggaggtggtgaggggggggttggtggtggggtgtgaTGGGATATTTAGTGGTG TGAGGAAGTGCATCCCTAACGGTCTCGACTGTATCCAGATACAACAATTTCCCgctgcggtggtggctggggatgtggtgcttgagggggaggaagtgAAGCAACAGTTGAGGAATGGGCACTCGGCTTATGTTTCTGTTGGGAAGGAGTGGGGGCTGTTTGTTGGGTTGAATAAGCTGGTAAATGTCAAggctgatgaagagggggatgtggaggggatgaagggggAGTATTACTGGATTTTGAGTCGGTTTGACAAGAATGTGGCCGATGAGAAGCATTGGACGAAGACAATGACCgatgaggagaagctggcgatggcaaaggaggagataaaggagatgagggaggaaTTTAGGATTGTTGTCGAAAAGACGTCTGTGGAAGGGCTGAAGAGTTCTCCT TGGTCCATCTGGTATTCTGCGGTCAAGGGCACAAAAGACCTCAAGACGTCGCGAGTTGTACTGATAGGTGATGCGGCTCACCCCATGACACCCG CGCGCGGAGAGGGCGCCGTCGTAGCGATACGGGACGCAGTACAACTCAGCAAGGTTCTGGGAACGATTGACACATCAGATGAGGCATCCCTCAAGTCGACTCTGCAAGACTTACAGCAAGATGTCCTTACAAAGGGCTTCGAGGCGATCCGAGGTGCTCGGGAAGCTTTTGAGGGTGTCTTTCAGAACAGGACACCGATggcttgggggtgggagattGCACCCATTCGACAGGTcccgcctctccctccgtTGAAACTAAAGATGGCTTTTTGA